The DNA segment CGTCCGCCGAGACGGCGTGGACCGACCCCGCGCGGCGCACCGAGACCTCGCGCGGCAGGAACTCCAGGAGGTCGCGGATGGCGCGCCGACCGCGCTGGACCGTCATGCTCTCCAGCACCTCGGCCGCGAGCACGAAGAGCGTGATGACGAGCGCGGTGAAGAGCTCGCCGATGGCAGCCGCCGCGACGATCGCGATCGTCATCGACAGCTCCATCGTCATCCGCCGGTCGATCAGGTTCTCGAAGGCCTCCTTGAAGATGGGCCAGCCGCCGATCGCGAGACCGAGCGCTCCGATCACGCTGACGCTGCGATACGCCTCCCAGACCCTGAACCAGAGGGCCGCGGCGGCGAGGGCCACGAGACCCATGCGCACTGCCTCCGGCCACGCGAAGGCGTGCGCGTCATCGTGGTCATGCTCATGATCGGAGCTCTGACCGCTGGGATCGTGGCCCCGGCGGCGGTCCGCGCCGAGCGCGGCGGGAGCGCTCGTCCGCGCCATGGCCTGGTCGGCGAGGGTGCCGTCGCGGCCGATGCTCTCCGGGTGGGTCACAGCTAACCGCCGGCCATGGCCCCCACGACCAGAAAGGGCTCTGCCCCCGTCGCGACCGCATCGGGCAGCGGAGCGTCCGGGAGTTCGTGGGACAGATCCTCCTCGCAGGCGAAGAACCTCACGAACGGTCGGCGCCGTTGCGTGACGTGGTCGCGGATCGTCCCGCGCAGCATCGGATAGCGGGCCTCGAGCGCGTCGAGGACCGAGCGCTGCGTGACCTGACCCTCGACGTCGAGCTTCACCTCGCCCTGGACGTGCGCCAGCTTCCGCAGGTGTGTCGGGAGCACGACGCGGATCATGGCAGTGTCTGGGCTTCGACGGACAGCACGACCGGAAGATCTCGGACGATGGGAGCCCAGCTGTCTCCGGCATCGGCCGACGAGTACACCTGCCCCCCGGTGGTGCCGAAATACACGCCGCACGGATCGAGCGAGTCGACGGCCATCGCGTCGCGCAACACGTTGACGTAGCAGTCGCGTTGTGGGAGGCCTCTCGTGAGCGCCTCCCACTCGTGTCCGCCCGTGCGGCTGCGGTACACCCGCAGCTTTCCCTCGGGTGGATAGTGCTCCGAGTCGCTCTTGATCGGGACGACGTAGATGGTGTCCGGCTCGTGCGCGTGAACGTCGATCGGGAACCCGAAGTCGCTCGGCAAGTTCCCGCTGATCTCCTGCCACGATTCGCCCGCGTCGTCGCTGCGCATGACGTCCCAGTGCTTCTGCATGAACAGCACGCCCGGACGCGACCGGTGCCTCGCGATCCGGTGCACGCAGTGGCCGACCTCGGCAGTCGGGTTGGGGATCTGCTCGGACCTGAGGCCACGGTTGATCGGTCGCCACGTCTTGCCGGTGTCGTCGGTCCGGAACGCGCCCGCGGAAGAGATGGCGATGAAGATGCGTTTGTGATCGCTCGGATCCAGAAGGATCGTGTGCAGGCACATCCCACCGGCGCCCGGCTGCCAGGAGGGCGCTGATTCGTGGTTGCGCAGTCCGGGCAGCTCCTGCCACGTCTGGCCGCCGTCGGTCGAGCGGAACAGGGCGGCGTCTTCGACGCCGGCGTAGACCGTGTCCGGATCGGTCAGCGACGGTTCGAGATGCCAGACTCGCGCGAACTCCCAGGGATGGGGCGTGCCGTCGTACCACAGGTGAGTGCCGGGGACGCCGTCGTACACGAACCGGTTGCCCACCGGCTCCCAGGTCTTGCCGCCGTCGTTGGAGCGCTGGATCAGCTGCCCGAACCAGCCGGTGCCCTGCGCCGCGTACAGCCGATTCGGGTCGGCGGGCGATCCCTTGAGGTGGTAGATCTCCCAGCCTCCAAAGTGGGGACCACTGATGTCCCAGCGTTCGCGCTTTCCGTCCGACTCGAGGACGAATGCGCCCTTGCGTGTGCCAACCAGTACCCGTACCCCGCTCATCCCTGTCTCCTTCCTGAGGTCCGCGCCGGTCCTTCGCAGGCAGTTTCTTCACGACTAGCACGATCAGCCCGCTCGTCGAGGTCGCGCCACCCACCCACTCGCACCGCGG comes from the Deltaproteobacteria bacterium genome and includes:
- a CDS encoding MoaD/ThiS family protein, which produces MIRVVLPTHLRKLAHVQGEVKLDVEGQVTQRSVLDALEARYPMLRGTIRDHVTQRRRPFVRFFACEEDLSHELPDAPLPDAVATGAEPFLVVGAMAGG
- a CDS encoding exo-alpha-sialidase, with translation MSGVRVLVGTRKGAFVLESDGKRERWDISGPHFGGWEIYHLKGSPADPNRLYAAQGTGWFGQLIQRSNDGGKTWEPVGNRFVYDGVPGTHLWYDGTPHPWEFARVWHLEPSLTDPDTVYAGVEDAALFRSTDGGQTWQELPGLRNHESAPSWQPGAGGMCLHTILLDPSDHKRIFIAISSAGAFRTDDTGKTWRPINRGLRSEQIPNPTAEVGHCVHRIARHRSRPGVLFMQKHWDVMRSDDAGESWQEISGNLPSDFGFPIDVHAHEPDTIYVVPIKSDSEHYPPEGKLRVYRSRTGGHEWEALTRGLPQRDCYVNVLRDAMAVDSLDPCGVYFGTTGGQVYSSADAGDSWAPIVRDLPVVLSVEAQTLP